The sequence AAAACCCATAATAAAGTGAAATATACTGACACCAAGTAAGTTGTAAGTGCGAATATAGATAAACCCGAAAACGATACTAGAGAATAAAGTGACAGCAATCGCAACTATACCAAAGTGCATATGGCACATGCTAAAGATTAAAGCAGTGATACAGATGGCTGATATCTCTTTTCGGTAAACTAAAAAGTTTTGTAAAGAAATTTGGATGATGGCTCGTAAGGCTTCTTGTATATAGCTATGAAAAAAGTATTGCACTGAAGATAGGGGAAAGGTTATATTACGGAAGTTTTGGGTTAGATGAGAACCGGGAATCATGGCATCAACCACAACGCAAATGAGCAAAACCAGAAAGATTCCTATACTGGTAAATAAAATACCATCCATAATGGATCGTTTGAGATTTTTGGTTGTGAAACCAATTTCTTGGGGAGAGAGTTTGGTTTTCCAGGAGGCTAAGACTAAAGGGATGCCAAAGCCAATGATGAGAAAAGACCAACTAAATAATTTGGTTTTGAGGACTGACTCAGAAAAGAATTGGTGAATGGCTGAATTGACAATTGCTGTAATAAAGAGGACGATTAGTAGAAATACTAGGAAGCTGGCAAAATTAGTTCTTTCCTTAAGTTCATTGATTTGCTCTTGTAGGGTGGAAACGTGGCGATCGCTCAAATATCGTAAGTAGCTATTGACTTGGCGAGTAATCGTTAATCCAAATGTATTGATAATTTCACTGGCTTCCGATGCTGTATCAATTAATTTATGCCGATCCAGAATATATACTTCACTATCTTCAGCAGCAATAATCGAACAACTCCGAGGAGAACCATCAATA is a genomic window of Roseofilum capinflatum BLCC-M114 containing:
- a CDS encoding cyclic nucleotide-binding domain-containing protein — its product is MLEKFTLLSELTEPQRQQVEKACDRRFYAKGDVLFQESDTTDEIYFLLSGKVELCKIEPATQNNLKFKEMFPGESFGEMSFIDGSPRSCSIIAAEDSEVYILDRHKLIDTASEASEIINTFGLTITRQVNSYLRYLSDRHVSTLQEQINELKERTNFASFLVFLLIVLFITAIVNSAIHQFFSESVLKTKLFSWSFLIIGFGIPLVLASWKTKLSPQEIGFTTKNLKRSIMDGILFTSIGIFLVLLICVVVDAMIPGSHLTQNFRNITFPLSSVQYFFHSYIQEALRAIIQISLQNFLVYRKEISAICITALIFSMCHMHFGIVAIAVTLFSSIVFGFIYIRTYNLLGVSIFHFIMGFVVFKTLLGF